A genomic segment from Fusarium keratoplasticum isolate Fu6.1 chromosome 10, whole genome shotgun sequence encodes:
- a CDS encoding DUF4470 domain-containing protein: MLVAYCDPFCRFQDRTHHAQYCTLPFLDSTWVPSWSVEGRQPTFGREGYVAPFATHKTIWGDVPALDILKLDQNEGVQYHKDLALLFAASGDLRNVIKTVTSLPWTFRNDLTITINDNDLDVVARNIILLLTALLSAKPEDAATRMIHIWYSASIRQSDLEFLHGVVRPNIESVCSNLEGEDLDRLHSGTFSRGSYSWVNVVLPKKSWLALLKYLQVPEGLTIDQARQVRTAVTLPAGHLDFIEHNYFPLLPAQRICWHRFRLDGVLLPFGASRKPFDTPNPTLFHSAHWPYRGDLQPIHGWDFGEVIKVSTGAASMDHYGKLFYYLQEVFVKFSRDLRSRNLYFRLYNQDIQHLAGKLGAQSFARIELSNLSEEPYIDPGLASRCLVPLLQVRTMNPYATLIMLFTKAVWAQINTSYEIPAMAKCAPTMATLIPQVVMPPDKQDPIVSKFLLGMGLIIDVDNLFDKYLASNQAHRMNCGSMAVKENHTIVEKWPFRPKLTPGQCGTPGELAVMLSSAALELARYVEYRSLLS; this comes from the exons ATGTTGGTTGCA TATTGCGACCCTTTCTGTCGGTTCCAAGATCGGACCCATCATGCACAATATTGCACGCTCCCGTTCTTAGATTCGACATGGGTCCCATCCTGGTCAGTCGAAGGCCGACAGCCCACGTTCGGTCGGGAAGGCTACGTGGCACCCTTCGCGACACACAAAACCATCTGGGGCGATGTTCCGGCGTTGGATATCCTGAAGCTGGACCAGAACGAGGGTGTGCAATACCATAAAGACTTGGCTCTCTTGTTTGCTG CATCTGGAGACCTTCGCAATGTCATCAAAACCGTTACCTCACTCCCCTGGACGTTCCGAAATGATCTCACCATCACAATCAACGACAATGACCTTGATGTCGTGGCAAGGAACATCATCCTGCTTCTTACTGCCCTCCTCAGTGCCAAACCTGAAGATGCAGCCACCCGTATGATTCACATCTGGTATTCTGCCTCTATCCGACAGAGTGATCTCGAGTTTTTACACGGCGTGGTCCGCCCCAATATCGAGAGTGTTTGCAGCAACCTTGAAGGTGAGGATTTGGATCGCCTACACTCGGGAACCTTTTCAAGAGGGTCTTACTCCTGGGTCAATGTCGTGCTGCCCAAGAAGTCGTGGCTTGCACTTCTAAAGTACCTTCAGGTGCCAGAGGGCCTGACTATTGACCAAGCTCGACAAGTCCGAACTGCTGTTACCCTACCAGCCGGCCACCTTGACTTCATAGAACACAATTATTTTCCCTTGTTGCCAGCACAACGCATCTGCTGGCATCGGTTCCGTTTAGATGGTGTCCTGTTGCCATTCGGGGCATCCAGGAAGCCATTTGACACACCAAATCC AACATTGTTCCACAGTGCCCACTGGCCGTACAGAGGTGATTTGCAGCCTATCCACGGATGGGACTTTGGTGAAGTCATCAAGGTGTCGACTGGAGCAGCTTCCATGGACCACTATGGGAAGCTCTTCTACTATCTTCAAGAGGTTTTTGTTAAGTTTTCCAGAGATCTGAGATCGAGAAACCTATATTTTCGCCTCTACAACCAGGACATTCAGCACTTGGCCGGAAAACTAGGAGCCCAGTCCTTTGCAAGGATCGAG TTATCCAACCTCTCAGAAGAACCCTACATAGACCCTGGCCTTGCCTCGAGATGTCTTGTCCCTCTGTTACAAGTTCGAACAATGAATCCTTACGCCACACTCATCATGCTGTTCACAAAAGCTGTCTGGGCCCAGATAAATACTTCCTACGAAattccagccatggccaaaTGCGCACCCACAATGGCGACCTTGATACCTCAAGTGGTGATGCCACCGGATAAGCAGGACCCGATAGTGTCAAAGTTTCTTTTGGGGATGGGACTCATCATTGACGTCGACAATTTATTCGACAA GTATTTGGCTTCCAACCAGGCCCATCGCATGAATTGCGGTAGCAtggctgtcaaggagaaTCACACGATTGTAGAGAAGTGGCCCTTCCGGCCCAAGCTCACACCAGGGCAGTGTGGTACCCCTGGGGAGCTGGCGGTTATGCTGAGCTCTGCAGCTCTAGAACTGGCAAGATACGTGGAGTACAGGTCTCTCTTATCCTGA
- a CDS encoding MFS domain-containing protein, whose translation MTTATLEDAKRPASSHAEGTSAAYQRMPESLLHLSEAEVSAMNKKLVRKIDLIILPIIGILYILNYIDRQNLAAAKLQGITEDLNMTTEQFATSISILFVGYLPFQIPSNLIISRIARPGLYICCAVVIWGSISACTAAVKSYGQLLAVRAILGVSEAVFFPGAIYYLSAWYTKTELGKRIASLYIAQQVGNAFGGLFAAGIFQLDGAHGIRGWQWLFIIEGSATVGIGFICAFFMPEFPYNSRILSQLERDLAVWRVESDAGAAEGTEKESTLKGFTSALKDPKLLLLILCNMLSQAQGSIANYFPTLVASLNFNRTVSLLLTAPPYVLAGGVYWVLMWYSDRKNTAYPIILGCIAIAIGMYIIPMSTLNIPARYFSMMILPFASVGPQLVLFKTINLHLARPVTKRAAASALVNAIGGTSNIWASYLYYAPPQFYAAFGTLMGCAFLFAGTITFYRWLVLRENKRLDSGDPDQIAKVVKGGVTEEMVQLGWRYEMY comes from the coding sequence ATGACGACTGCCACTCTGGAGGATGCCAAACGGCCTGCTTCGTCCCATGCCGAGGGCACCAGCGCCGCCTACCAGCGGATGCCAGAgtccctccttcacctcaGCGAAGCTGAAGTGTCTGCCAtgaacaagaagctcgtTCGAAAAATCgatctcatcatccttccCATCATCGGTATCCTTTACATCCTCAACTACATCGATCGTCAGAACTTGGCCGCTGCCAAGCTTCAAGGCATCACCGAGGACCTCAACATGACGACCGAGCAATTCGCCACCTCCATCTCGATCCTCTTCGTCGGCTACCTTCCCTTCCAGATCCCTAgcaacctcatcatctcgaggaTTGCTCGACCGGGCTTGTATATCTGCTGCGCTGTTGTCATCTGGGGTTCCATCTCAGCCTGCACAGCTGCTGTCAAAAGCTACGGACAACTGTTGGCTGTTCGTGCCATCCTAGGTGTCTCTGAAGCTGTCTTCTTCCCTGGAGCCATCTACTACCTTTCTGCTTGGTACACCAAGACTGAGCTCGGAAAGCGTATCGCCAGTCTATACATTGCCCAGCAGGTCGGCAACGCGTTCGGTGGCCTCTTTGCGGCCGGAATCTTCCAGCTTGATGGTGCTCATGGTATTCGCGGCTGGCAGTGGCTTTTCATCATCGAAGGTTCTGCTACAGTTGGAATTGGTTTCATCTGCGCCTTTTTCATGCCCGAGTTCCCCTACAACAGCCGAATCCTCTCCCAGCTTGAGCGCGATCTCGCTGTCTGGCGTGTCGAGTCCGATGCTGGTGCAGCTGAAGGTACCGAAAAGGAGAGCACCCTCAAGGGCTTCACCAGTGCTCTTAAGGATCCcaagcttctgcttctcatCCTCTGCAACATGCTTTCTCAGGCTCAGGGTTCCATCGCCAACTACTTCCCCACGCTTGTCGCGTCTCTCAACTTCAACCGAACCGTCAGTCTGCTTCTCACCGCACCTCCTTACGTCCTCGCCGGTGGCGTCTACTGGGTTCTCATGTGGTACTCTGACCGCAAGAACACGGCGTACCCCATCATCCTTGGATGCATTGCCATTGCGATTGGCATGTACATCATTCCCATGTCGACTCTCAACATTCCCGCCCGCTACTTTTCAATGATGATCTTGCCCTTTGCCTCGGTCGGTCCTCAGCTCGTCCTCTTCAAGACAATCAACCTCCATCTTGCACGACCCGTCACCAAGCGAGCGGCCGCTTCTGCCCTGGTCAATGCCATCGGCGGCACATCCAACATCTGGGCTTCATACCTCTACTACGCTCCTCCTCAGTTCTATGCCGCATTCGGCACTCTGATGGGCTGCGCTTTTCTGTTTGCTGGCACCATCACGTTTTACCGCTGGTTGGTGCTCCGAGAGAACAAGCGCCTGGATTCGGGTGACCCCGATCAAATTgccaaggttgtcaaggGCGGTGTCACCGAGGAGATGGTTCAGCTCGGCTGGCGCTACGAGATGTACTGA
- a CDS encoding Fe2OG dioxygenase domain-containing protein, translating to MAPAAPFNPPAADLPGKPSVPQWVPPPVTQEKENFAELTSIDLSLLDSEDPAVVEDLIKQVKRAIRDDGFLFLENYGISLEQLHRQFSIAQYMYHNITEEDKERLLFHPETGVWSGYKHPYGFKRERGPPDGIEQFNWYKPDWEDVNGRVPKCLHPFMDEIEAFANYLTKSVNRRLLTLFSRVLELPDDYLWDNVQSHGSPTGEGYFRHALFRPVQKTTEEASKGLRMHGHTDFGLTTLLFSVPISCLQIWGRDEKWYYVPYKPGALVINIGDTLEIVSGGHFKATRHRVFKPPIDQRQQERLSLVLFNSSVGDLRMTPAKDSPLIQREGCVEDQGVYSEFKKRTSQGQLVPTNRQWREIQISTCTDPTDTVRNRVGADQVLIDGKLMHQREYMGVKVVLPV from the exons ATGGCTCCCGCCGCACCCTTCAACCCCCCCGCCGCCGACCTCCCCGGCAAGCCCTCTGTTCCTCAATGGGTTCCCCCTCCGGTAAcacaggagaaggagaacttTGCAGAGCTCACGAGCATTGACCTCTCGTTGCTTGACTCGGAGGATCCTGCTGTCGTTGAGGACTTGATCAAGCAGGTCAAGCGGGCTATCCGcgatgatggcttcttgtttCTTGAGAACTATGGTATCTCGCTAGAGCAG CTCCACCGTCAATTCTCTATTGCGCAGTACATGTACCACAacatcaccgaggaggacaaggaacGTCTGCTCTTCCACCCCGAGACCGGCGTCTGGTCCGGCTACAAGCATCCCTACGGCTTCAAG cgcGAGCGTGGTCCCCCTGATGGTATCGAACAGTTCAACTGGTACAAGCCCGACTGGGAGGACGTCAACGGCCGGGTCCCCAAGTGCCTCCACCCTTTCATggacgagatcgaggcctttgccaactACCTCACAAAGTCGGTCaaccgccgcctcctcaccctcttctcccGCGTCCTCGAGCTCCCCGACGACTACCTCTGGGACAATGTCCAGTCCCACGGCAGCCCGACCGGCGAGGGATATTTCCGCCACGCTCTGTTCCGCCCCGTGCAAAAGACTACCGAGGAGGCTTCCAAGGGTCTGCGCATGCATGGACACACAGACTTTGGCTTGACAACTCTGTTGTTCTCGGTGCCTATTTCGTGTCTTCAAATTTGGGGTCGTGATGAGAAGTGGTACTATGTTCCTTACAAGCCTGGTGCTCTCGTCATCAACATTGGTGATACTCTCGAGATTGTTTCTGGTGGTCACTTCAAGGCTACTCGTCACCGAGTCTTCAAGCCTCCGATTGACCAGCGCCAGCAAGAGCGTCTCTCTCTCGTCCTTTTCAACAGCTCCGTCGGTGACCTCCGCATGACACCCGCCAAAG ATTCTCCACTCATCCAGCGCGAGGGCTGCGTCGAAGACCAAGGCGTCTActccgagttcaagaagcGCACATCGCAGGGCCAGCTCGTCCCTACAAACCGTCAATGGCGCGAGATCCAGATCTCTACGTGTACGGATCCCACGGATACTGTGCGCAACCGGGTCGGTGCTGATCAGGTTCTGATCGATGGCAAGCTTATGCATCAGCGAGAGTACATGGGCGTCAAGGTTGTTCTGCCTGTTTAA
- a CDS encoding MFS domain-containing protein, with the protein MRTWFGRGKKLQLAVTSCCLCAFILYGYDQGVFGGILENEDWLRQFNHPGDTLTGFITSSYNLGCLVGCFANFFVGEKLGRRRTIWLAMGWILVGAALQTTAFTRGHLIVGRIVTGVGTGLKTSTVPMYQSELCEGTKRGRLVSAEVMFVGIGIAFAYWWDFAFSYVGGAFAWRWPLAFQAVFALWVIVVVFGIPESPRWLLNHGNREEAIDVLSAVYDKPVDHPDILREVNAIEAALSMEAEAEGSASWASTFRNDKVSTRYRVFLAWFVQFMNQMGGINLVVYFILTVLTDNVGLEHRLAQIIAGCIQLMFPIGSLLPSLALDRMGRRSTMMWGSAGLCVSMLMVSALLSQADDTARGKAFASGSIAFFFTYMLVFGASMNCVPWVYVPEILPLHARTRGTAIGVSSNWLWNFTVVMITPIIINRLKWKAYLIFMATNLVFIPIIYFFYPETSNLALEEVDYIFARGENAVEVAREMQKELAREGRLDVERSLGGKIEPSAFVDGTEKQAETVEHVSP; encoded by the exons ATGCGGACCTGGTTCGGCCGTGGCAAAAAGCTGCAACTCGCAGTGACATCATGCTGTCTCTGCGCCTTTATTCTCTACGGATACGACCAAGGGGTTTTTGGTGGTATTCTTGAAAACGAAGACTGGCTGAGGCAGTTCAACCACCCCGGCGATACCCTGACCGGTTTCATCACGTCAAGCTACAATCTCGGTTGTCTGGTGGGCTGCTTTGCCAACTTTTTCGTTGGCGAGAAGCTTGGTAGACGACGGACGATTTGGCTTGCTATGGGATGGATTCTCGTTGGTGCTGCTTTGCAGACTACTGCTTTTACTCGTGGGCATTTGATCGTGGGAAGAATTGTTACTGGTGTTGGAACTGGTCTCAAGACATCCACCGTCCCGAT GTACCAATCTGAGCTTTGTGAAGGCACAAAGAGAGGCCGGCTCGTGTCTGCTGAAGTCATGTtcgtcggcatcggcatcgcCTTTGCCTACTGGTGGGACTTTGCCTTTAGCTACGTTGGAGGCGCATTCGCATGGCGATGGCCCCTCGCCTTCCAAGCCGTCTTTGCCTTGTGGGTTATCGTGGTCGTCTTTGGTATCCCAGAGTCACCACGTTGGCTCCTCAACCACGGCAACAGGGAAGAGGCCATCGATGTGTTGTCAGCCGTCTATGATAAACCTGTTGACCACCCGGATATTCTCCGAGAGGTCAATGCCATCGAAGCGGCTCTTTCcatggaggccgaggccgagggaAGTGCTTCGTGGGCGTCCACCTTTCGCAACGACAAAGTCAGCACACGATATCGAGTCTTTCTCGCTTGGTTCGTGCAGTTTATGAATCAAATGGGAGGCATAAATTTGGTCGTATATTTCATTTTGA CTGTCTTGACCGACAATGTTGGTCTTGAACACCGGCTCGCCCAGATCATCGCTGGATGCATCCAACTCATGTTTCCGATCGGCTCGCTCCTTCCCTCTTTGGCCCTTGACCGTATGGGTCGTCGGTCAACAATGATGTGGGGGTCAGCAGGACTTTGTGTCTCGATGCTCATGGTTTCTGCTCTCCTGTCTCAAGCGGACGACACTGCCAGGGGAAAGGCATTTGCCTCTGGATCgatcgccttcttcttcacttATATGCTCGTCTTTGGAGCTAGTATGAACTGTGTTCCTTGGGTCTATGTGCCCGAgattcttcctcttcatgcTCGAACCAGAGGAACGGCAATCGGAGTGAGCTCAAACTGGCTCTGGAACTTTACGGTT GTCATGATCactcccatcatcatcaaccgtCTCAAGTGGAAGGCCTACTTGATCTTCATGGCCACCAACCTCGTCTTTATCCCCATTATCTACTTCTTCTATCCCGAAACCTCGAACCTTGCCTTGGAAGAGGTTGACTACATCTTTGCTCGTGGAGAGAACGCGGTGGAAGTTGCTCGAGAAATGCAAAAGGAACTCGCCAGAGAGGGGCGTTTGGATGTGGAGAGGTCCCTTGGTGGAAAGATTGAGCCGAGCGCCTTTGTTGACGGGACggagaagcaggccgagaCAGTGGAACATGTCAGCCCTTAG
- a CDS encoding FAD dependent oxidoreductase, which yields MAPRPTPLPVGNPTSSYWLSQPHSKLQNFCSRETLPQVADTVVIGSGISGSLIAHELLTRRSYGQDRPLVMLEARSLASGATGRNGGHIKPDCYKNFAAYQQRYGSVVAKSLCRFELDNMRESIKLITQQGLGEAVDLVQTQSVDFFMTSKAWDDAQKSLKLYAEAGGDLTEIKAYDKVEAEKRYRFTGVFGAVTYPACSLWPYKLAAGLTEKAVDNGLQLFTHTPVLEIFPAAEGKWRIRTSKGDITCDTIFHATNGYVSHLLPELASKVVPVKGNVVAIEPSQELDDNPLEHTAGVQWGEDFDYMIQRPVDGKPLIFGGRDLAHKRKLLGPVGNSDDSTTTPEVVRALLRFPINHMRGWGDQSTPRFVWSGIMGFTADGFPFVGEVPGRAGQYASVGYTGHGMARVVLTIRALVQKFFNEAIDPRVPRLYFNIKERLSEKDNTWEEMLEEAYKVNLDSRRLPKL from the exons ATGGCTCCACGTCCAACACCACTACCGGTTGGTAACCCAACCTCTTCTTACTGGTTGAGCCAGCCGCATTCAAAACTCCAGAACTTTTGCTC AAGGGAGACGCTTCCACAAGTTGCAGACACGGTCGTTATTGGGTCTGGCATCTCTGGATCGCTGATCGCACATGAACTCCTCACAAGACGCTCATATGGGCAAGATAGGCCGCTTGTGATGTTGGAGGCTCGCAGTCTTGCTAGCGGTGCCACTGGTCGCAACG GTGGCCACATAAAGCCAGACTGCTACAAGAACTTTGCGGCTTACCAACAACGCTACGGCAGTGTCGTGGCAAAGTCGCTGTGCCGTTTCGAGCTCGATAACATGAGAGAGTcgatcaagctcatcacaCAGCAAGGCCTTGGGGAGGCTGTAGACTTGGTGCAAACCCAGTCAGTCGACTTCTTCATGACCAGCAAAGCGTGGGATGATGCCCAAAAGTCTCTAAAGCTCTATGCTGAAGCCGGTGGGGACTTgaccgagatcaaggcctACGATAAGGTTGAGGCTGAAAAG AGGTATCGATTCACTGGTGTCTTCGGGGCGGTAACATACCCTGCATGTAGCCTATGGCCCTACAAGCTGGCGGCTGGCCTGACGGAGAAGGCAGTCGACAATGGGCTGCAGCTCTTCACTCACACGCCGGTCCTGGAAATCTTTCCAGCGGCAGAGGGTAAGTGGCGAATAAGAACCAGTAAGGGCGACATAACTTGTGATACCATCTTTCACGCTACGAATGGGTATGTGTCACATCTACTCCCCGAGCTGGCAAGCAAGGTTGTTCCTGTCAAAGGCAATGTTGTCGCCATCGAGCCGAGCCAGGAGCTCGACGACAACCCCCTGGAACATACAGCCGGAGTCCAATGGGGCGAAGATTTTGATTACATGATCCAGCGGCCTGTTGATGGTAAGCCGCTAATTTTCGGGGGCCGCGATCTTGCACACAAGAGAAAGCTTCTTGGGCCCGTCGGGAACTCAGACGATTCAACTACGACCCCTGAGGTTGTCCGTGCGCTGCTGCGTTTTCCTATTAACCACATGAGAGGATGGGGCGACCAGTCAACACCCCGCTTCGTCTGGTCTGGCATCATGGGGTTCACTGCTGACGGCTTCCCGTTCGTCGGAGAGGTCCCTGGACGAGCGGGCCAATACGCTTCTGTCGGCTACACTGGACATG GGATGGCCCGAGTTGTGCTCACTATACGAGCCCTTGTGCAGAAGTTCTTTAATGAGGCTATTGATCCTAGAGTTCCACGGCtttactttaatattaaggaaaGGCTTAGTGAAAAGGATAACACATGGGAAGAAATGCTAGAAGAGGCATATAAGGTTAACTTGGATTCGCGACGTCTACCTAAATTATAA
- a CDS encoding FAD dependent oxidoreductase, translating to MATWMEMEQFAAQIRAKDFPGFDNFTAPSPADFDEGQSYWIKEYPIEQEDEYRRAALPEEVDVVVIGSGITGAAALYQLAKRAPILRVALLEARGICTGATGRNGGHLCRPEAYDIRRLAEVHGREEAVRLRQLPPRNRDMLLKAINELGLEEKVDLRATGTAAVFGSAEEREEYKKDLEFARQAGMECEGDLWTPEQVLKKLRLAPDKAQYGAAHMAKSGSIFPRKLVDNLIRHAQSQMPNLSVHSYNPVKSVQKDTETSPERNPRYNVITERGTIRSRTVIHATNAYASHLIPSLVGEKGVFGCKADVLAVQPNCDPTASSTLEGGLGHDLFWHWAIQRPQNGPFIYGWSGVERLLDYDDSVTLPADDPSRAYIFEWLQESFPNNFKSLQWDKDVLYAWSGVQAYTMDGTSQVGHPTKDSPGEFMSVGHNGEGMGRCFACSTVVVDKLLHYLQGGREPWSPPEWFPRSFLRNVE from the exons ATGGCCACCTGGATGGAAATGGAGCAGTTTGCTGCTCAGATCCGCGCCAAGGATTTCCCGGGCTTTGACAACTTTACGGCGCCATCTCCTGCTGACTTTGATGAGGGCCAGAGCTACTGGATTAAAGAATATCCGATTGAGCAGGAAGATGAATATCGACGGGCCGCGCTTCCAGAAGAGGTTGATGTCGTCGTAATCGGCTCCGGCATCACCGGCGCCGCCGCCCTGTACCAGCTGGCCAAGAGGGCACCCATCCTCAGGGTCGCGTTGCTCGAAGCCCGTGGCATCTGCACTGGCGCAACAGGCCGCAACGGCGGACATCTTTGCAGGCCCGAGGCCTACGACATTCGGCGGCTTGCCGAGGTCCACGGCCGCGAGGAGGCGGTTCGGCTGCGCCAGCTGCCTCCGCGCAACAGAGACATGCTGCTCAAGGCTATCAATGAGCTTGGACTTGAAGAAAAGGTCGATCTCCGGGCTACGGGGACGGCGGCAGTGTTTGGGTCCgccgaggagagagaagagtATAAAAAGGACTTGGAGTTCGCCAGACAGGCTGGCATGGAATGCGAGGGTGACCTCTGGACACCTGAGCAGGTCCTCAAG AAACTGCGTCTGGCTCCGGACAAGGCCCAATATGGCGCAGCCCACATGGCAAAGTCTGGGAGTATCTTCCCACGTAAGCTTGTGGACAACCTCATCCGTCATGCCCAGTCACAGATGCCAAACCTCTCCGTCCACTCTTACAACCCTGTCAAGTCGGTTCAAAAGGACACCGAAACTTCACCAGAGAGAAATCCCAGGTACAACGTTATCACTGAACGGGGCACGATCCGGTCCCGAACTGTAATCCACGCCACCAACGCCTACGCCAGCCATCTCATTCCCTCTTTAGTCGGCGAGAAAGGTGTCTTTGGCTGCAAAGCAGATGTCCTCGCTGTCCAGCCCAACTGTGACCCGACGGCATCGTCGACCTTGGAGGGCGGCCTCGGCCACGACTTGTTCTGGCACTGGGCGATCCAGAGACCGCAGAATGGCCCGTTCATCTACGGCTGGTCGGGCGTCGAGAGGCTCCTCGACTACGACGACAGCGTCACCCTACCAGCCGACGACCCATCTCGGGCCTACATATTTGAGTGGCTCCAGGAGTCATTCCCCAACAACTTCAAGTCACTCCAGTGGGACAAGGATGTCTTGTACGCCTGGTCCGGCGTCCAAGCGTACACAATGGACGGAACCAGCCAGGTCGGACATCCTACGAAAGACAGCCCGGGGGAGTTCATGTCGGTCGGCCACAATGGTGAGGGTATGGGCAGGTGTTTTGCTTGTTCCACGGTTGTGGTGGACAAGCTGCTGCATTACTTGCAAGGTGGAAGGGAGCCCTGGTCTCCCCCTGAGTGGTTCCCGAGGTCATTCTTGAGAAATGTCGAGTGA
- a CDS encoding Amidase, which yields MTMTIAVLEEVTTTATLPEWTKVARRKQDQRSKAIAAAAKLSIGKSFPSLPPSFVDNVRGWPRISGDLTPRQGQITDSIPSRLIRNLSSGQWSAEEVLLAFAARAVMAHHLTNPISDMFLLEGLQRARELDDYLRRTGQPIGPLHGLPISLKDVINIQGHATTIGYIALADNIKDDSDELVKRLTAAGAVFYCKTNVPQSLMSGECVNFLYGRTSTPDNLNLSAGGSSGGEGSLIALGGSPLGIGTDIAGSIRTPANFNGIYGLCPSHGRLPLHSAKYTSPSYLINGVAGPLCRSIDGLEVYTRTVLSLNPWDWDSFCVPMPWNQMLYDSFIRQATSKELSFGFVAHDGVVLPHPPIQRCIQQVKTALMDSGFDVIDLELFDGTERMWETAQDIFSAAGSKPLMDIVTILSEPMIEEMGLSMPQEALTAPELLERGKTVFSLRQELLDRWRQTSTRTRSGKPVDVFILPSGGHVAPPHGSMEYFLYEAISNILDWTCATIPVGRVDPAMDPATAPARDIPFLSSWDRRNWEKYSLSSCENGAVCLQVLGQRLTEEKVLACLRAVDSALGRGVDYMV from the exons ATGACAATGACTATCGCAGTTCTCGAAGAGGTCACAACAACAGCCACACTCCCTGAATGGACGAAAGTGGCCAGGAGGAAACAGGATCAACGCTCAAAGGCCATCGCAGCGGCTGCAAAGTTGTCCATCGGCAAATCCTTTCCAAGCCTGCCGCCAAGTTTTGTTGACAATGTCAGAGGATGGCCCAGGATATCTGGCGACCTCACACCGCGACAAGGTCAGATCACAGACTCGATCCCTAGCCGCCTGATCCGGAATCTCTCTTCGGGGCAATGGTCTGCAGAAGAGGTACTTCTGGCGTTTGCTGCGCGCGCTGTCATGGCGCACCACCTCACGAACCCAATCTCGGATATGTTTCTGTTGGAAGGCCTGCAGAGGGCTAGGGAACTCGATGACTACTTGCGTCGTACGGGACAGCCTATCGGCCCTCTGCATGGCCTGCCTATTAGCCTCAAGGACGTCATCAACATCCAAGGGCATGCGACCACTATAGGCTATATTGCGCTAGCAGACAACATCAAAGACGACTCGGACGAGCTTGTCAAGCGGCTTACGGCCGCCGGGGCTGTCTTTTATTGCAAAACAAACGTGCCCCAGTCTCTCATGTCAGGCGAATGCGTCAACTTCCTTTATGGTCGGACTTCAACACCAGACAACCTCAATCTATCAGCAGGGGGCTCTAGCGGCGGAGAGGGCTCGCTTATTGCCCTCGGGGGCAGCCCTCTGGGTATTGGCACGGATATTGCTGGCTCGATACGCACTCCAGCCAACTTCAATGGCATCTACGGTCTATGCCCGTCGCACGGCCGTCTTCCTCTGCACTCGGCCAAGTACACCAGCCCTTCCTACCTGATCAATGGCGTTGCTGGACCTCTCTGCCGCTCCattgatggcctggaagtTTACACCCGGACGGTTCTCTCACTAAACCCATGGGATTGGGACTCTTTCTGCGTCCCCATGCCATGGAATCAGATGCTTTACGACTCTTTTATCAGACAAGCCACGTCGAAGGAGCTCAGCTTCGGATTTGTTGCCCACGACGGGGTTGTCCTCCCACACCCCCCAATACAGCGGTGCATTCAACAAGTCAAAACCGCTCTGATGGACTCGGGGTTCGATGTCATTGACTTGGAGCTGTTTGACGGCACTGAGAGAATGTGGGAAACGGCCCAGGACATCTTCTCAGCCGCTGGCTCGAAGCCGTTGATGGACATTGTGACAATCCTTTCTGAGCCAATGATCGAAGAAATGGGCTTGTCGATGCCGCAAGAGGCCTTGACGGCCCCCGAATTGCTGGAACGGGGCAAAACAGTCTTCAGCTTGCGCCAAGAACTCCTCGATAGGTGGCGCCAGACCAGCACCCGCACCAGGAGCGGGAAGCCTGTAGATGTCTTTATCCTCCCGTCAGGTGGCCATGTCGCTCCGCCACATGGGTCCATGGAGTATTTCTTGTACGAAGCCATTTCAAATATTCTTGACTGGACCTGCGCAACGATCCCAGTGGGCCGAGTCGATCCTGCGATGGATCCTGCCACGGCTCCAGCCAGGGATATCCCGTTCTTGTCGTCGTGGGATCGCAGAAACTGGGAGAAAT ATTCTCTGAGCTCTTGCGAGAACGGGGCTGTTTGCCTCCAGGTTCTGGGCCAACGATTGACGGAAGAAAAAGTCCTTGCATGTTTGAGGGCAGTTGATTCGGCACTTGGGAGGGGAGTAGATTACATGGTGTAG